The nucleotide sequence CCGCTCGCTGCATGAGTGAATACAACGCCTGGCTTTGGTCCGCTATTACCACACGTCAAATTTATAGGAGTATCTTTTGGAAAATGGGAAAGCAAGGAGATAAGTCCCAATTGCGGAAATGCCCATGTATCAGGGACGCATATTAAAACATTTACCCCTTCTCTTTTAAATTGATTGGCAACTATGTCAGCCTGTCTTTCGCCATCAACCAGAATGGGCGTCCAGACAACCTTTACAGGAACTCCATCAACAATTTTTACAGAATTAGCAACTACCTCTGCTGCTATCTCAACAATATTTGCAGCCCTTTCTCTTGAGGTCTTATCAATCCGAGGGTCACAGGTTGCAAAGACTCCAAAAACAGGGCCTTTTACTTTAGCATCTCCCTTCAAAGGTAATTTTTTTGCCTCCATTTCTTACTCACCCTTTCTTTATCTTCTTTTCCCACGCTAAAATACTATTTAACAAATCCTTCCTCTCCCCGCGCCATGTGACGTCCTCAGCCGGAATCTTAATCCTGTCTCTAATGTCCCGCGGGTCTGTCCCCTCAAAAGCGCCTACGCCTAAGATGTCACTTGAGAAACTCGTCGGCTCATTCAATAAGAGCCTCTTCACCTCTCCAGGATATACCCTTCTGAAGAATTCCATAAAGAATCTTAAAACTGAGTACATGACCACAAAAAGCCAGAATAAAAATCCGCTTGGCAGCTTTTTTCCTTTTGTTTTGAGAGCATAAACAAACCACAATACAAAAAACATAAATAAATTTTTAACTGCCTCATAAATCTGCGACGGGTGCCTGCAGCCCTCAAAATTCTGGAATTTGACGCACCATGGAACATTCGCTATTCTGCCGACTAGCTCGCCATTGATGAAGTTTGCGATTCTGCCCAAAAACAAGCCAAGCGCAAGTGGAATGACTGCAATATCTGCAATTTCGTAGAAGCTTATTTTTTTCTTTCTGCAGAATAAAAATCCCGCGATTATTGCTCCGACTAATCCGCCGTGAAAGCTCAGGCCGCCGTGCCAGACAGCAGGAATCATAAAAGGGTTGCTGATGAAATAGGCAGGATCATAAAAGATAACGTAAAAGATCCTTGCTCCTATAACTGTTCCGATCAGAAGGTAAAAAACAAAATCAGCAGCATCGTCCTTTGTTATTTTTAATTTGCCTTTTTTTGCCAGATGATAGATCATAAAATAAGCAATTATGAAGCTGAGAGCATAGATGATGCCGTAATACCTCACTTCAAGGCTGCCGAGCCTGAAAAGAACAGGATCAATGCTGTTGTAAAACATTACGCACCTTTATTTTTGCTTTTAACTATGAGATAAAAATAAATCCTGTTGAATGCGTTTATCAGATAAAAGACAACTATTGTAACTATCGAGAATATTGCATTGTATATTGCATTGTAGGACATTGGAACAGGCTTTGAGAAAAGCGTGTATTTCAGGATAAGGCCGATTATTGCATAAATTATAAAGTAAGCCAATAAAAATAAAACCGAACTTAAAAACACAGGGATATAAGATTTGATTTTCTTAAATGTAAAACGAAGGGCGGCAGAAACAGGCCTTTTTCCGCTTGCAAAAAAAGAATGGCACAGGTTAAGGAAAGAATACGCGAAGAATATGAATAAAATCAATGCAATCCTTAAGATAAGCTTTTGGTAGCTTTCGACAATGAGAAAAGGGATAACTGAGGAAAGAATGAAGAATGTAAAGCCGAAAAGAAAAAAGACAATTACATTGACAAGATAGAATTTTCCAAATCTGCCGAAATTAAGTTCAGATTTTTCAAACATTGAGCTTATAAAATGCAGAACAGAATATTTGAAAAATGAGTAAAGCGCTGCAAAAATCAAAAAATAGACTGCCATATATGCTAAAGCATAAATTGGAAGAATAACCCTGCCTTCGGAAAAAACACCAACGATCTTGTTTGCGGAATAAATGCTCAGCAGAAACATCGCATCAAAAAGAAGCATGTAAAAGAACAAAGAGGGCGCTGATTTTATTTTTCTGAAAACTTCCAAAAATAAAGTTTTCTTCAGTTTAGCTATAAAACCGCCCTTTTTCATCTTAAAACTGCTGAAAATAGAAGTATTTAAATATTTCCTTTATTATTATTGCGCCATGCTGACTGAAATGATCTTTACAGTGCTATCTTATTTAATAGGCGCTGTCTCGCCAAGCTATTTCGCTGCAAAAACATTTGCCGGCATCGACATAAGGAGATACGGCAATAAAACAGCAGGCGCTCTGAATACTTATGAAGTGATTGGATTTATGCCTGCGATTACTGTTGCAATACTTGACGCGGGAAAGGCATTTTTTGTAGTTGTACTCTCAGTTTACCTTGGCTTCAACATCTATTATCTTTTTTTAATCGGGCTTGCAGCAATAATGGGCAATATATTCCCCTTTTATCTTGATTTCGAAGGCGGCCATGGCCTGGCAACAACAGCGGGAGTTGCGCTGGCATCATTGTTTTTGTTCGGAAGAGAAAGGGCTTCGTATGCTGTGATACTTATTGCAGCACTCATTCTTTCATACATCATAACAAGGAACGTTATAAAGCGGGTAAAGGGCTAGCGAAGTTCAGTTTT is from Candidatus Woesearchaeota archaeon and encodes:
- the lgt gene encoding prolipoprotein diacylglyceryl transferase, which produces MFYNSIDPVLFRLGSLEVRYYGIIYALSFIIAYFMIYHLAKKGKLKITKDDAADFVFYLLIGTVIGARIFYVIFYDPAYFISNPFMIPAVWHGGLSFHGGLVGAIIAGFLFCRKKKISFYEIADIAVIPLALGLFLGRIANFINGELVGRIANVPWCVKFQNFEGCRHPSQIYEAVKNLFMFFVLWFVYALKTKGKKLPSGFLFWLFVVMYSVLRFFMEFFRRVYPGEVKRLLLNEPTSFSSDILGVGAFEGTDPRDIRDRIKIPAEDVTWRGERKDLLNSILAWEKKIKKG
- a CDS encoding glycerol-3-phosphate acyltransferase; amino-acid sequence: MLTEMIFTVLSYLIGAVSPSYFAAKTFAGIDIRRYGNKTAGALNTYEVIGFMPAITVAILDAGKAFFVVVLSVYLGFNIYYLFLIGLAAIMGNIFPFYLDFEGGHGLATTAGVALASLFLFGRERASYAVILIAALILSYIITRNVIKRVKG